Proteins encoded together in one Longimicrobium sp. window:
- the argC gene encoding N-acetyl-gamma-glutamyl-phosphate reductase encodes MNGFSRVRVGILGATGYAGQEAVRLLAKHQGATLALASSQSDAGAMLSRAVRGAPELAMVRLEDAELGGCDVVLSCLPHGESARWAERAREAGAKVVDLSADLRVQGRETPEWARGAVYGLPELHRERIRGADVVANPGCYPTAALLALAPLLCAGNVAGPVIVNAASGVTGAGRSPKREYLFAEVAEDFRAYGLGNTHRHLAEMRDQAARMNGGTAPELVFTPHLLPVRRGILETIYVTLREPLDDPLELWRSAYAAEPFVEVMDRAPTLADVVGSNRVAIGVTAVAGVSAPMLTVVAAIDNLVKGAAGQAIQNVNLMFGLDEAEGLL; translated from the coding sequence ATGAATGGATTCTCGCGCGTCCGGGTTGGAATCCTGGGCGCAACCGGCTACGCGGGTCAGGAGGCGGTGCGGCTCCTGGCGAAGCATCAGGGGGCGACCCTCGCCCTCGCAAGCTCTCAGAGCGATGCGGGGGCGATGCTGTCCCGGGCGGTGCGCGGCGCTCCCGAGCTGGCGATGGTGCGGCTGGAGGATGCGGAGCTGGGCGGGTGCGACGTCGTCCTCTCCTGCCTTCCGCACGGCGAGTCCGCGCGCTGGGCCGAGCGGGCGCGCGAGGCGGGGGCGAAGGTGGTGGATCTCTCGGCCGACCTGCGCGTGCAGGGGCGCGAGACGCCGGAGTGGGCGCGCGGGGCGGTGTACGGCCTCCCCGAGCTGCACCGCGAGCGGATCCGCGGGGCGGACGTGGTCGCCAACCCGGGGTGCTATCCCACGGCCGCGCTCCTGGCGTTGGCGCCGCTGCTCTGCGCGGGGAACGTGGCCGGGCCGGTGATCGTCAACGCGGCGTCGGGGGTCACGGGGGCGGGGCGCTCGCCCAAGCGCGAGTACCTCTTCGCCGAGGTGGCGGAGGACTTCCGCGCCTACGGGCTGGGGAACACGCACCGCCACCTCGCCGAGATGCGCGACCAGGCGGCGCGGATGAACGGCGGCACGGCGCCCGAGCTCGTCTTCACGCCCCACCTCCTCCCGGTGCGACGCGGCATCCTGGAGACGATCTACGTCACCCTCCGCGAGCCGCTGGACGATCCGTTGGAGCTGTGGCGGTCCGCGTACGCCGCGGAGCCCTTTGTGGAAGTGATGGATCGGGCCCCCACGCTGGCGGACGTCGTCGGGAGCAACCGCGTCGCGATCGGGGTGACGGCGGTGGCTGGAGTCTCGGCGCCGATGCTGACGGTGGTGGCGGCGATCGACAACCTGGTCAAGGGCGCCGCCGGGCAGGCCATCCAGAACGTGAACCTGATGTTCGGGTTGGACGAGGCGGAGGGGCTGCTGTGA